One genomic window of Sphingobacterium oryzagri includes the following:
- the rpoC gene encoding DNA-directed RNA polymerase subunit beta' yields the protein MSYKKDNKIKSNFTSITISLASPETILERSSGEVTKPETINYRTYKPERDGLFCERIFGPVKDYECHCGKYKRIRYKGIVCDRCGVEVTEKKVRRERMGHISLVVPVAHIWYFRSLPNKIGYLLGLPTKKLDMIIYYERYVVIQPGIKEEDGISFMDFLTEEEYLDILDTLPKENQYLDDTDPQKFVAKMGAEAMEELLKRIDLDQLSYDLRHQAANETSQQRKNEALKRLHVVEAFRGANGRIENRPEWMIVKIVPIIPPELRPLVPLDGGRFATSDLNDLYRRVIIRNNRLKRLIEIKAPEVILRNEKRMLQEAVDSLFDNSRKVNAVKTEGNRALKSLSDILKGKQGRFRQNLLGKRVDYSARSVIVVGPNLKLHECGLPKDMAAELYKPFIIRKMIERGIVKTVKSAKKIVDRKDPVVWDILENVLKGHPVLLNRAPTLHRLGIQAFQPTLVEGKAIQLHPLVCTAFNADFDGDQMAVHLPLGNAAILEAQILMLASHNILNPANGSPVTVPSQDMVLGLYYITKGRRSVETHKVRGEDMIFYSPEEVIIALNENKIDLHAFIKVKTKAKNKEGQIVDVLLETTVGRVIFNQVVPEEVGFINELLTKKSLRNVIGEIVKNTGMARAAQFLDDMKELGFQTAFKGGLSFNLQDLNIPAAKVDLITQATNEVDEVKNNYNMGFITNNERYNQIIDIWTRINNKLTAHVMDILSNDNQGFNSVYMMLDSGARGSKEQIRQLCGMRGLMAKPQKSGTSGGEIIENPILSNFKEGLSVLEYFISTHGARKGLADTALKTADAGYLTRRLHDVAQDMIVVEEDCATLRGIYKTALRENDDIVEPLYDRILGRTPLNDVFHPETGKLIIAANIDISEEVAQEIEDAGIEGVEIRSVLTCESKRGVCACCYGRNLASGKRVQLGEAVGVIAAQSVGEPGTQLTLRTFHVGGTASNIAADSSIVAKYDGKIEFENVRSVAKEGEDGPYQVVIGRSGEIRIVNDEKKVLYNQVIPYGANLYVNEGDQVEKGKNLVDWDPYNAVIISEFGGKIEFEAIIEGVTFRDESDEQTGHKEKVIIETRDKTKNPTIKIADLTGDTLRSYNIPVGAHVSVQDGQKIKEGTILAKIPRATGKTRDITGGLPRVTELFEARNPSNPAVVTEIDGIVTLGGVKRGNREISIESRDGQIKKYLVPLSKHILVQDNDFVKAGMPLSDGSISPGDILSIKGPAAVQEYIVNGIQEVYRLQGVKINDKHFETIVHQMMQKVNIEDPGDTRFLEKEAVNKWDFMQENDSLFDKKVVVDAGDSKTLRPGQIVTMRKLREENSTLRRQDLKTVDVRDAISATSSPLLQGITRASLGTKSFISAASFQETTKVLNEAAIAGKRDDLLGLKENVIVGHLIPSGTGLRNYGNIIVGSREEYDQLLASKEED from the coding sequence ATGTCTTACAAAAAAGATAATAAAATCAAAAGTAACTTTACATCGATTACGATCAGCTTAGCTTCTCCAGAAACTATTTTGGAGCGTTCAAGTGGTGAAGTTACCAAACCAGAGACGATTAACTATCGTACCTACAAACCAGAACGTGATGGTTTATTCTGTGAGCGTATCTTTGGTCCTGTAAAGGACTACGAATGTCACTGTGGTAAATACAAACGTATCCGTTATAAAGGTATCGTGTGTGACCGTTGTGGTGTGGAAGTTACCGAGAAAAAAGTACGTCGTGAGCGTATGGGACACATCAGTTTGGTGGTTCCTGTGGCACACATTTGGTATTTCCGTTCTCTTCCAAATAAAATTGGTTATTTACTAGGTCTTCCAACCAAGAAATTGGATATGATCATCTACTACGAGCGTTACGTGGTTATCCAACCAGGTATCAAAGAAGAGGATGGCATTTCCTTCATGGATTTCTTGACAGAAGAAGAATACCTGGATATTTTAGATACGTTACCGAAAGAAAATCAGTACTTAGACGATACAGATCCTCAGAAATTTGTAGCGAAAATGGGTGCTGAGGCGATGGAAGAGTTGTTGAAACGTATCGATTTAGATCAGCTATCATACGACTTGCGTCACCAGGCGGCAAACGAAACTTCACAACAACGTAAAAACGAGGCGTTGAAACGTCTTCATGTTGTGGAAGCTTTCCGTGGTGCTAACGGCCGTATCGAAAACCGTCCGGAATGGATGATCGTGAAAATTGTACCTATCATTCCACCAGAGTTGCGCCCATTAGTGCCTTTGGATGGTGGTCGTTTTGCGACTTCCGATTTGAACGATTTGTACCGTCGTGTTATTATCCGTAACAATCGTTTGAAACGTTTGATCGAGATCAAAGCGCCAGAAGTTATCCTGCGTAACGAAAAACGTATGTTGCAAGAAGCGGTTGACTCGTTGTTTGACAACTCGCGTAAAGTAAACGCAGTGAAAACCGAAGGTAACCGTGCGTTGAAATCTCTATCGGATATCCTGAAAGGTAAACAAGGTCGTTTCCGTCAAAACTTGTTAGGTAAGCGTGTGGATTATTCGGCTCGTTCGGTAATCGTCGTGGGACCTAACTTGAAATTGCACGAGTGTGGTCTTCCGAAAGATATGGCTGCAGAGCTTTATAAACCGTTTATCATCCGTAAGATGATTGAAAGAGGTATCGTAAAGACGGTAAAATCAGCTAAGAAAATCGTTGATCGTAAAGATCCGGTTGTATGGGATATCCTGGAAAATGTGTTGAAAGGTCACCCGGTATTATTAAACCGTGCACCTACGCTTCACCGTTTGGGTATTCAGGCTTTCCAACCAACGTTGGTAGAAGGTAAAGCTATCCAGTTACACCCATTAGTGTGTACAGCATTCAACGCCGATTTCGACGGTGACCAGATGGCGGTTCACTTACCTTTAGGTAATGCTGCAATTTTGGAAGCGCAAATCTTGATGTTGGCGTCGCACAACATTCTTAACCCTGCGAACGGTTCTCCGGTAACGGTTCCTTCACAGGATATGGTATTGGGTCTTTACTATATTACAAAAGGCCGCAGATCTGTTGAGACCCACAAAGTAAGAGGTGAAGACATGATCTTCTATTCTCCGGAAGAAGTGATTATCGCTTTGAACGAGAATAAGATCGACTTACACGCTTTTATTAAGGTTAAGACGAAAGCAAAAAATAAAGAAGGACAAATCGTTGATGTATTACTTGAAACTACAGTAGGCCGCGTAATCTTTAATCAGGTTGTACCTGAGGAGGTTGGTTTTATCAACGAATTGTTAACGAAAAAGTCTTTGCGTAATGTCATTGGCGAGATTGTAAAGAATACGGGTATGGCTCGTGCTGCACAATTCTTGGATGACATGAAAGAGCTTGGATTCCAAACAGCCTTCAAAGGTGGTTTGTCGTTCAACTTGCAAGACTTAAATATTCCAGCGGCTAAAGTTGATTTGATTACGCAAGCAACAAACGAAGTTGATGAGGTGAAGAATAACTATAACATGGGTTTCATCACTAACAACGAACGTTACAACCAGATTATCGATATCTGGACGCGTATCAACAACAAATTGACGGCGCACGTTATGGATATCCTATCCAATGACAACCAAGGTTTCAACTCTGTTTACATGATGTTGGATTCTGGAGCGCGTGGATCGAAAGAGCAGATTCGTCAGTTGTGTGGTATGCGGGGATTGATGGCGAAACCACAGAAGTCTGGTACTTCCGGTGGAGAGATCATCGAAAACCCGATCTTATCCAACTTTAAAGAAGGTCTTTCCGTATTGGAGTACTTTATCTCTACCCACGGTGCGCGTAAAGGTCTTGCCGATACAGCGTTGAAAACGGCGGATGCGGGTTACTTAACACGTCGTTTGCATGACGTTGCACAAGATATGATCGTTGTGGAAGAAGATTGTGCGACATTGCGTGGTATCTACAAAACAGCATTGCGTGAAAACGATGATATCGTGGAACCATTGTATGACAGAATCTTGGGACGTACACCGTTAAACGATGTTTTCCATCCAGAAACTGGTAAACTAATCATCGCGGCAAACATCGATATCTCTGAAGAGGTAGCGCAAGAAATCGAAGATGCAGGTATTGAAGGTGTAGAGATTCGTTCGGTATTGACTTGTGAGTCGAAACGTGGTGTATGTGCTTGTTGTTACGGACGTAACTTAGCTTCTGGCAAACGCGTTCAATTAGGCGAAGCTGTGGGTGTAATCGCAGCGCAGTCTGTCGGTGAGCCAGGTACACAGTTAACACTTCGTACGTTCCACGTGGGTGGTACGGCATCTAACATCGCCGCTGATTCTAGTATCGTAGCAAAATACGATGGTAAAATCGAATTCGAAAACGTACGCTCGGTAGCGAAAGAAGGCGAAGATGGCCCTTACCAAGTGGTAATCGGTCGTTCTGGTGAGATTCGTATCGTAAATGATGAGAAAAAAGTACTTTACAACCAGGTTATCCCTTACGGTGCTAACTTATATGTAAACGAAGGTGATCAAGTTGAAAAAGGTAAAAACCTAGTTGACTGGGATCCATATAATGCGGTAATCATCTCTGAATTTGGTGGTAAAATCGAATTCGAAGCCATTATCGAAGGTGTAACATTCCGCGATGAGTCTGATGAACAAACAGGTCACAAGGAGAAAGTTATTATCGAAACACGTGATAAAACGAAAAACCCAACAATCAAGATTGCGGATTTGACGGGCGACACGTTACGTTCATATAACATTCCGGTTGGGGCCCACGTTTCGGTTCAAGACGGACAGAAAATCAAAGAAGGTACGATCTTAGCTAAGATTCCACGTGCTACAGGTAAAACCCGAGATATTACGGGGGGTCTTCCACGGGTAACAGAATTGTTCGAAGCGCGTAACCCATCCAATCCAGCTGTTGTTACCGAAATTGACGGTATCGTTACTCTGGGTGGTGTGAAACGTGGTAACCGCGAGATTTCTATCGAGTCTAGAGATGGACAGATCAAGAAATACTTGGTGCCGCTTTCGAAACACATCCTGGTACAGGATAATGACTTTGTGAAAGCTGGTATGCCATTGTCTGATGGTTCTATCTCTCCAGGTGATATCCTGTCGATCAAAGGACCAGCAGCGGTACAAGAATATATCGTGAATGGTATCCAAGAGGTTTACCGCTTACAAGGGGTAAAAATCAACGATAAACACTTTGAAACCATCGTTCACCAGATGATGCAGAAAGTGAACATCGAGGATCCAGGTGATACCAGATTCTTGGAAAAAGAAGCGGTAAACAAATGGGACTTCATGCAAGAAAACGACTCACTATTCGACAAGAAAGTGGTTGTAGACGCCGGTGATTCAAAAACTTTACGCCCAGGCCAAATCGTTACGATGCGTAAGCTTCGTGAAGAAAATTCGACACTTAGACGGCAAGATTTGAAAACTGTAGACGTTCGCGATGCGATCTCTGCAACATCAAGCCCATTACTACAAGGTATTACACGTGCATCGTTAGGTACCAAATCGTTTATCTCAGCAGCGTCCTTCCAGGAAACTACGAAGGTGCTTAACGAAGCTGCAATTGCAGGTAAACGTGATGATTTGTTAGGCTTGAAAGAAAACGTAATCGTAGGTCACTTGATTCCTTCAGGTACTGGTTTACGTAACTACGGCAACATCATCGTTGGTTCTCGTGAAGAGTACGATCAACTATTAGCTTCGAAAGAAGAAGATTAA
- the rpoB gene encoding DNA-directed RNA polymerase subunit beta, with the protein MANNNIQNERVNFATSKKVIDYPDFLDVQLQSFKEFFQLETTSDNRHQEGLFKVFAENFPISDSRNIFVLEFLDYFIDPPRYDIQECIERGLTYSVPLKAKLKLSCNDEEHEDFETIVQDVYLGTIPYMTPKGTFVVNGAERVIVSQLHRSPGVFFGQSRHTNGTKLYSARVIPFKGSWIEFATDVNNVMYAYIDRKKKFPVTTLLRAIGYDSDKDILELFDLADEVKVSKSGLKKYVGRRLAARVLKKWIEDFVDEDTGEVVSIDRNEIILERETVLEEDHIDLIIDAGVKSIILAKEDASNNADYSIIYNTLQKDTSNSEKEAVEHIYRQLRNAEPPDEETARGIIDRLFFSDKRYDLGDVGRYRINRKLKLGTADDIKVLTREDIIAIVKYLINLINSKAEVDDIDHLSNRRVRTVGEQLYAQFGVGLSRMARTIRERMNIRDNEVFTPTDLINARTLSSVINSFFGTNQLSQFMDQTNPLAEITHKRRLSALGPGGLSRERAGFEVRDVHYTHYGRLCTIETPEGPNIGLISSLAVHAKINNLGFIETPYRKVAEGKVVVDQPVVYLSAEDEDDKTIAQANAQYDDQGNFLDPKVKARYEGDFPIIEPERLDYMDVAPNQITSIAASLIPFLEHDDANRALMGSNMQRQAVPLLRPSAPIVGTGLEARVASDSRTLINAEGNGVVEYVDANEIKIRYERTEDDRLVSFDDDVKTYRLTKFKKTNQNTCINLKPIVIKGQKVSKGEVLCEGYATENGELALGRNLKVAFMPWQGYNFEDAIVISERVVSQDLFTSLHIEEFELEVRDTKRGEEELTADIPNVSEEATKDLDENGIIRIGAEVNGGDILIGKITPKGESDPSPEEKLLRAIFGDKAGDVKDASLKASPSLKGVVIDTKLFSRAKKMSKEVERKALEKLEVAHDRAAKLLKERLVDKLFTVVNGKTSQGVYNVYKELLVPKGAKFTQKILTDLDYTHINPTGWTTDDDKNELIKLSLHFYNIKINEELGAFKREKFAISVGDELPSGIVQMAKVYVAKKRKLKVGDKMAGRHGNKGIVARIVRDEDMPFLADGTPVDIVLNPLGVPSRMNLGQIYETVLGWAGQKLGMKFATPIFDGAEMGQVEEWITKAELPASGRTYLYNGLTGDRFDQPTTVGVIYMLKLGHMVDDKMHARSIGPYSLITQQPLGGKAQFGGQRFGEMEVWALEAFGASNILQEILTVKSDDVVGRAKTYEAIVKGNNLPTPSVPESFNVLVHELRGLGLDITLD; encoded by the coding sequence TTGGCAAACAATAATATTCAAAACGAAAGAGTGAATTTTGCTACAAGTAAGAAGGTAATTGATTACCCGGATTTCTTGGACGTGCAATTGCAATCTTTCAAGGAGTTTTTTCAATTAGAAACTACTTCTGACAATCGCCATCAGGAAGGGCTGTTCAAGGTTTTCGCAGAAAACTTCCCTATTTCTGATTCAAGAAACATCTTTGTGCTTGAGTTTTTGGATTACTTTATCGATCCGCCTCGCTACGACATTCAAGAATGTATTGAGCGTGGTTTAACTTATAGCGTTCCTCTTAAGGCAAAATTGAAGTTATCTTGTAATGATGAAGAGCACGAAGACTTCGAAACCATTGTACAGGATGTATATTTGGGAACAATTCCTTACATGACTCCAAAAGGTACCTTTGTGGTAAACGGCGCAGAGCGTGTAATCGTTTCTCAATTGCACCGTTCCCCTGGTGTATTCTTCGGTCAGAGTAGACACACAAATGGTACTAAACTTTATTCTGCAAGGGTAATTCCTTTTAAAGGATCTTGGATCGAGTTTGCAACAGACGTGAACAACGTCATGTATGCATACATCGACCGTAAAAAGAAATTCCCAGTTACTACTTTGTTACGTGCGATCGGTTACGATTCGGATAAAGATATCCTTGAATTGTTTGATCTGGCAGATGAGGTTAAAGTTAGTAAGTCTGGTCTTAAGAAATATGTTGGCCGTCGTTTGGCTGCCAGGGTATTGAAAAAATGGATCGAAGATTTCGTGGATGAGGATACTGGTGAGGTGGTTTCTATCGATCGTAACGAGATAATTTTAGAACGTGAAACAGTTTTAGAGGAAGACCATATTGACTTGATCATCGACGCAGGTGTTAAATCTATTATCCTTGCGAAAGAAGATGCATCAAACAATGCGGATTACTCCATTATATATAATACATTACAAAAAGATACTTCAAACTCTGAAAAAGAGGCTGTGGAGCATATCTACCGTCAGTTGCGTAACGCAGAACCACCTGATGAGGAGACAGCTCGTGGTATCATTGATCGTTTGTTCTTCTCAGACAAACGTTATGATTTGGGTGATGTTGGTCGTTACCGCATCAACCGTAAGTTGAAATTGGGTACAGCGGATGATATCAAAGTGTTAACACGCGAAGATATTATTGCCATCGTGAAGTACTTGATTAACCTGATCAATTCAAAAGCTGAGGTGGATGATATTGACCACTTGTCTAACCGTCGTGTACGTACGGTAGGTGAGCAATTGTATGCACAATTTGGCGTTGGTCTTTCTCGTATGGCGCGTACCATCCGGGAGCGTATGAACATTCGTGACAACGAGGTGTTCACACCGACTGACTTGATCAATGCGCGTACTTTATCATCCGTGATCAACTCGTTCTTCGGAACAAACCAGTTGTCTCAATTTATGGATCAAACCAATCCATTGGCAGAAATTACGCACAAGCGTCGTTTATCAGCCTTAGGACCTGGTGGTCTTTCCCGTGAGCGTGCTGGTTTTGAGGTACGTGACGTTCACTACACACACTACGGTCGTTTATGTACGATTGAAACACCAGAGGGACCAAACATTGGTTTGATTTCTTCTTTGGCCGTTCACGCGAAGATCAATAACTTAGGTTTTATCGAAACGCCTTACCGTAAGGTGGCTGAAGGTAAAGTGGTTGTTGATCAGCCTGTTGTTTATTTATCTGCAGAAGATGAAGATGATAAAACAATCGCACAGGCAAACGCGCAATACGATGATCAAGGTAACTTCCTGGATCCGAAAGTAAAAGCAAGATATGAGGGTGACTTCCCGATTATCGAACCAGAGCGTTTGGACTATATGGACGTTGCGCCTAACCAGATTACATCAATCGCTGCATCGTTGATTCCGTTCTTGGAGCATGATGATGCCAACCGTGCATTGATGGGATCGAACATGCAGCGTCAAGCTGTGCCGTTGTTGCGCCCTAGCGCGCCAATCGTTGGTACAGGCTTGGAGGCTCGCGTAGCATCTGATTCGCGTACACTTATCAATGCGGAAGGCAATGGTGTAGTAGAGTATGTCGATGCAAACGAAATTAAAATCCGTTACGAGCGTACCGAAGACGACCGTTTGGTTTCTTTTGACGACGACGTAAAAACATACAGATTAACGAAATTCAAGAAAACCAACCAGAATACCTGTATCAACTTGAAGCCTATTGTTATCAAAGGACAAAAGGTAAGTAAAGGTGAGGTATTGTGTGAGGGTTACGCAACCGAAAATGGCGAGTTAGCGCTTGGCCGTAACTTAAAAGTGGCATTCATGCCTTGGCAGGGTTACAACTTTGAGGATGCGATTGTGATTTCAGAGCGTGTCGTATCGCAAGATTTGTTTACTTCGCTTCATATTGAAGAGTTTGAACTAGAAGTGCGTGATACGAAACGTGGTGAAGAAGAGTTGACCGCTGATATCCCGAACGTGTCGGAAGAAGCTACAAAAGACTTAGACGAGAACGGTATTATCCGCATCGGTGCTGAGGTTAACGGTGGCGATATCTTGATCGGTAAGATTACGCCTAAAGGCGAGTCTGATCCTTCACCAGAAGAGAAATTGTTACGTGCAATCTTTGGTGATAAAGCCGGCGATGTAAAAGATGCTTCATTAAAAGCGTCACCATCATTGAAAGGTGTTGTTATCGATACGAAGCTATTCTCTCGTGCTAAGAAAATGTCTAAAGAAGTCGAAAGAAAAGCTTTAGAAAAATTGGAAGTAGCACATGATAGAGCCGCTAAACTTTTAAAAGAGCGTTTGGTTGATAAGTTATTTACCGTTGTCAATGGTAAAACTAGCCAAGGTGTTTACAATGTTTACAAGGAGTTGTTGGTACCAAAAGGTGCTAAGTTTACGCAGAAAATCCTGACAGACTTAGATTACACCCATATCAATCCAACAGGTTGGACGACAGATGACGATAAAAACGAATTGATCAAATTGTCGTTGCACTTCTACAACATCAAGATCAACGAAGAGCTAGGTGCATTCAAACGCGAGAAATTTGCTATTTCCGTGGGTGATGAGCTTCCTTCTGGTATCGTTCAGATGGCGAAGGTTTACGTAGCTAAAAAACGTAAACTGAAAGTAGGTGATAAGATGGCGGGTCGCCACGGTAACAAAGGTATCGTTGCACGTATCGTACGTGACGAAGATATGCCTTTCTTGGCTGATGGAACGCCGGTTGATATCGTGTTAAACCCACTTGGTGTACCTTCGCGTATGAACCTTGGACAGATTTACGAAACTGTTTTAGGTTGGGCCGGACAGAAACTAGGGATGAAGTTTGCTACACCAATCTTCGATGGTGCTGAAATGGGCCAGGTAGAAGAGTGGATTACGAAAGCAGAATTGCCAGCTTCTGGTAGAACATATTTATACAACGGTTTGACTGGTGATCGTTTTGATCAACCAACAACTGTAGGTGTGATCTACATGCTTAAACTTGGTCACATGGTAGATGATAAAATGCACGCGCGTTCTATCGGACCATACTCCTTGATTACGCAACAGCCATTAGGTGGTAAGGCGCAATTCGGTGGTCAGCGTTTTGGTGAGATGGAGGTTTGGGCATTAGAGGCATTTGGTGCATCGAATATCCTGCAAGAGATCTTGACCGTGAAATCCGATGATGTGGTTGGTCGTGCAAAAACCTACGAGGCAATCGTTAAAGGTAATAACCTACCAACACCATCTGTACCAGAATCGTTCAACGTATTGGTACACGAGTTACGTGGTTTAGGTTTAGATATCACATTAGATTAA
- the rplL gene encoding 50S ribosomal protein L7/L12 encodes MADLKQLAEQLVNLTVKEVKELADILKDEYGIEPAAAAVAVAAAPAEGGAAAAEEKTSFDVILKEAGGQKLAVVKLVKDLAGLGLKEAKDLVDGAPKELKAGVSKDEAEALKKQLEEAGAVVEIK; translated from the coding sequence ATGGCAGATTTAAAACAACTTGCTGAACAGTTAGTAAACTTAACAGTAAAAGAAGTTAAGGAATTAGCTGATATCTTAAAAGATGAGTACGGTATCGAGCCTGCTGCTGCTGCTGTTGCAGTTGCTGCTGCTCCTGCTGAAGGTGGCGCTGCTGCTGCTGAAGAGAAAACTTCATTTGACGTTATCTTGAAAGAAGCTGGTGGTCAGAAATTAGCAGTAGTTAAATTAGTAAAAGACCTAGCTGGTTTAGGATTGAAAGAAGCTAAAGATTTAGTTGATGGCGCTCCTAAAGAATTGAAAGCTGGTGTTTCTAAAGACGAAGCTGAAGCGTTGAAAAAACAATTAGAAGAAGCTGGAGCTGTTGTTGAGATCAAGTAA
- the rplJ gene encoding 50S ribosomal protein L10, whose amino-acid sequence MRKEEKQEIVQALAEQIKSYGNFYITDTADLSVDKVNNIRRKCFDQGIIIQVAKNSLIEKALLEAGIDSEELRGVLKGASTLMFSETGNAPAKLIKELRKSGEKPVLKAAYIQETAFVGDDQLNALVTLKSKDELVADIIAALQSPAKNVISALQSGGNTISGLVKALEERG is encoded by the coding sequence ATGAGAAAAGAAGAAAAACAAGAAATTGTTCAAGCTTTGGCCGAACAGATTAAATCTTACGGTAATTTCTACATTACTGATACTGCTGATTTATCTGTTGACAAAGTGAATAACATTCGTCGTAAATGTTTCGATCAAGGCATCATCATTCAGGTAGCGAAAAACTCCCTTATTGAGAAAGCATTGCTTGAAGCAGGTATCGATTCAGAAGAACTACGTGGCGTGCTTAAAGGTGCTTCTACGTTAATGTTCTCTGAAACAGGAAATGCGCCTGCGAAGTTGATTAAAGAATTGCGCAAATCTGGTGAAAAACCAGTGTTAAAAGCTGCGTATATTCAGGAAACAGCGTTTGTAGGTGACGATCAATTGAATGCTTTAGTTACCCTTAAATCTAAGGACGAACTTGTTGCAGACATTATCGCAGCACTTCAATCACCAGCGAAAAATGTTATTTCTGCTCTTCAGTCGGGTGGAAATACAATTTCAGGATTAGTAAAAGCTTTAGAAGAAAGAGGCTAA
- the rplA gene encoding 50S ribosomal protein L1, translating into MARLTKNQKAALSKIEAGKAYSLQEAAALVKEITTTKFDASVDIDVRLGVDPRKANQMVRGIATLPHGTGKTVRVLVLCTPDKEEEAKAAGADFVGLDDYISKIEGGWTDVDIIITMPSVMAKVGKLGRILGPRNLMPNPKTGTVTTEVGKAVTEVKAGKIDFKVDKTGIIHTSVGKVSFDADKIYDNALEVLQTLSRLKPSAAKGTYFKSIHISSTMSPGIHVETKSVAGI; encoded by the coding sequence GTGGCTAGATTAACAAAAAATCAAAAAGCGGCACTATCCAAAATTGAAGCTGGTAAAGCGTACTCTTTGCAAGAAGCTGCGGCTTTGGTAAAAGAGATTACTACGACCAAATTTGATGCTTCTGTGGATATCGACGTTCGTTTAGGCGTGGATCCTCGTAAAGCAAACCAAATGGTACGTGGTATTGCAACATTACCTCACGGAACTGGTAAAACTGTTCGCGTTTTAGTATTGTGTACTCCTGATAAGGAAGAAGAAGCTAAAGCAGCAGGTGCAGATTTCGTAGGTCTTGATGACTATATCAGCAAAATCGAAGGTGGTTGGACTGACGTTGATATCATTATTACTATGCCTAGTGTGATGGCTAAAGTGGGTAAATTAGGACGTATTTTAGGTCCTAGAAACTTGATGCCTAACCCGAAAACGGGAACAGTAACTACCGAAGTAGGTAAAGCTGTAACCGAAGTTAAGGCTGGTAAAATTGATTTCAAAGTTGATAAAACAGGAATCATCCATACTTCAGTTGGTAAAGTGTCCTTCGACGCAGATAAGATTTATGATAACGCATTGGAAGTGTTGCAAACACTTTCTCGTTTGAAACCATCTGCAGCTAAGGGAACATACTTCAAGAGTATTCACATCTCCTCAACAATGAGTCCTGGTATTCATGTTGAAACTAAATCAGTAGCAGGAATTTAA
- the rplK gene encoding 50S ribosomal protein L11 — MAKEVSALVKLQVKGGAANPSPPVGPALGAKGVNIMDFCKQFNARTQDKPGQVLPVVITVYSDKSFDFIIKTPPVAVQLKDAAKLKSGSGEPNRKKVASITWEQVETIAKDKMPDLNAFTVESAMKMVAGTARSMGITVSGSAPWNN; from the coding sequence ATGGCAAAAGAAGTCAGTGCGTTAGTAAAATTACAAGTAAAGGGCGGTGCTGCCAATCCATCACCTCCAGTAGGACCTGCATTAGGTGCTAAAGGGGTGAACATCATGGATTTCTGTAAGCAATTCAATGCCCGTACGCAAGACAAACCAGGTCAAGTATTGCCTGTTGTCATTACAGTTTACAGTGACAAATCATTTGATTTTATCATCAAAACTCCTCCGGTAGCTGTGCAGTTGAAAGATGCTGCTAAGTTAAAGAGTGGTTCTGGCGAGCCTAACCGTAAGAAAGTTGCTTCTATTACTTGGGAGCAAGTGGAAACGATCGCTAAAGATAAAATGCCTGATTTGAACGCATTTACTGTAGAGTCGGCTATGAAAATGGTCGCTGGGACAGCACGTAGTATGGGTATTACCGTTTCTGGTAGTGCTCCTTGGAACAATTAA
- the nusG gene encoding transcription termination/antitermination protein NusG, whose protein sequence is MADQSLKWYVVRAVSGKEKKVKQYVEAEVSRLGIQHLVPQVLIPMEKYYQMRDGKKVAKERNYYPGYVLIEAALDGEIEHAIKNLNSVIGFLGDKAGNAIPLRPSEVNRILGKVDEMAEQGESMNVPYYVGETVKVNDGPFNGFTGEIEEVHEDKKKLTVMVKVFGRKTPLELNYMQVEKE, encoded by the coding sequence ATGGCAGATCAATCGTTGAAATGGTATGTAGTTCGTGCCGTTAGTGGAAAAGAAAAGAAGGTAAAGCAATATGTTGAAGCCGAAGTTAGTCGCTTAGGAATTCAGCATTTGGTGCCTCAGGTTTTGATACCAATGGAGAAATACTATCAAATGCGCGATGGTAAGAAAGTAGCAAAAGAGCGTAACTATTACCCTGGCTACGTATTGATCGAAGCAGCACTTGATGGAGAGATTGAACACGCTATAAAAAACTTAAACAGTGTTATCGGATTTTTAGGAGATAAAGCTGGAAATGCTATTCCGCTTCGCCCATCTGAAGTAAACCGTATCTTAGGTAAGGTAGATGAGATGGCTGAACAAGGAGAGAGCATGAATGTGCCTTACTACGTTGGCGAAACAGTTAAAGTAAACGACGGACCTTTCAACGGTTTTACCGGAGAAATTGAAGAAGTTCACGAAGATAAAAAGAAACTTACGGTGATGGTTAAAGTGTTTGGTCGTAAAACACCACTCGAGCTTAACTACATGCAAGTGGAAAAAGAATAA